A genomic segment from Leptospira congkakensis encodes:
- a CDS encoding C69 family dipeptidase yields MCDTSLATEKFTNTQKRIFAKNSDREPNEAQSILHLPRMEHEKGSILKTTYIEIPQTPITYEVFLSKPFHMWGAEMGVNEFGLCIGNEAVFTNLKIEKQNNGLTGMDLIRLALERCKSAKDGLFLITELLEKYGQDACGGYKNRSFFYHNSFIIADRTDGYVLETADRYWVAKKINSFYAISNGLTIESDFEYSSSNLIDKLRKKTNKEFSFKDHFSDHFYTMMSHCKDRRLLHQKTAETLEKENTNYTIRQSIETLKTHAIETDEFEPSSSSMKSLCLHATGPTTPNQTNGSLIVEWDTSETNQDPLRVFYTGTSTPCLSLFKPFFFGTKNFINSSSLLSNETYSETLWWLHESVARKSNFDYQSVRSILVPALIGLQESILNISKETHSLQKKEEIQWRFLKDHVNALKKIDEELLQVKIGRSRWQNPFFQIYWSGQNSKLGIPFR; encoded by the coding sequence ATGTGTGATACCTCCCTTGCCACTGAAAAATTTACCAATACCCAAAAAAGAATCTTTGCGAAAAACTCAGATAGGGAACCAAATGAAGCACAATCAATCCTGCATCTCCCTCGAATGGAACACGAAAAGGGATCTATATTAAAAACCACTTATATCGAAATTCCACAAACTCCAATTACTTATGAAGTTTTTTTAAGCAAACCGTTCCATATGTGGGGAGCGGAAATGGGTGTAAATGAATTTGGGCTTTGTATTGGCAATGAAGCCGTTTTCACAAATCTAAAAATAGAAAAACAAAACAATGGTTTGACGGGAATGGATTTAATCCGCCTGGCTTTAGAACGATGTAAATCTGCTAAAGATGGATTATTTCTCATCACTGAGTTATTAGAAAAATATGGACAAGATGCCTGCGGTGGATACAAAAACCGTTCTTTTTTCTATCACAACAGTTTTATCATAGCGGATAGAACTGATGGTTACGTTCTTGAAACTGCCGATAGATATTGGGTTGCAAAAAAAATAAATTCCTTTTATGCCATCTCTAATGGACTGACGATTGAATCAGATTTCGAATATTCATCATCAAACCTGATTGATAAATTAAGAAAAAAAACAAACAAAGAATTTTCATTTAAAGATCATTTTAGTGATCACTTTTATACGATGATGAGCCATTGCAAAGACAGAAGGTTATTACATCAAAAAACGGCTGAAACCTTAGAAAAAGAAAATACAAATTATACAATTAGGCAATCGATAGAAACCTTAAAAACTCATGCAATTGAAACTGATGAATTTGAACCATCTTCTTCTTCGATGAAATCTTTATGTTTACATGCAACTGGCCCAACAACACCAAATCAAACAAATGGAAGTTTAATTGTAGAATGGGATACATCGGAGACAAACCAAGACCCACTTAGAGTATTTTATACAGGAACTTCTACACCTTGCCTCAGCTTGTTCAAACCATTCTTCTTTGGAACCAAAAACTTTATTAACTCATCCAGTTTATTATCGAATGAAACATATTCGGAAACTTTATGGTGGTTACACGAATCGGTAGCAAGGAAATCAAATTTTGATTATCAATCAGTACGTTCGATCTTAGTCCCGGCGCTTATCGGATTACAAGAATCCATTTTAAACATTTCGAAAGAAACTCATTCACTTCAAAAAAAAGAAGAAATCCAGTGGCGATTTCTAAAAGACCATGTGAATGCTCTCAAAAAAATTGATGAGGAATTGCTTCAGGTTAAAATCGGTAGGAGTCGTTGGCAAAATCCTTTTTTTCAAATTTATTGGTCAGGACAAAATTCAAAACTAGGGATTCCCTTCCGCTAA
- a CDS encoding cation-translocating P-type ATPase codes for MPSIPKQISEFILMGLTQEQVKENRIKFGANEISSSQKKGMLRMLFEVVTEPMILLLISISVVYLLLGDRGEAILLLFSVVGIVTITFIQEKKTETAISALRSLASPRTNVIRDKQIIRIEGKDVVYDDLLILNEGDRVPADSELISDRMFSCDESLLTGESVPVNKSQSNLIYCGSLVVSGEGVCRVTAVGNQTEIGKIGRKIADETVGRTLLEVEVTRLVRNLFIVAASLCVVLALYFGIAKSQWLQGLLSGLTLAIGLMPEELPLVLTIFFALGAYRLSTKNVLVRRSSIIETLGAATVLCSDKTGTITQNKMTVGIVITKSETVKLDFKSNLSEETTSLLQIAYSASKHPSFDPMDIAISDCLVLYNQVKDSALFSVRDFPLTPDQLTMVRVLKENDFYVSYAKGSPEAIFDLCKFDDSELDFWTKKTNELAKEGYRVLGVSKSKLPSNIIPEDRKEIDYQFFGLLAFLDPIREIVPLAVKTAYDSGIRVIMITGDYPETAKNIANQIGLKDSHIAYTGKEFSSLNEEEMKSVIRKCNIFSRVSPEDKWQIVRMLKADGEIVAMTGDGVNDAPALRTANIGVAMGERGTDVAREAADIVLLDDSFSSILESVRIGRQIFDNLKKALGYLIGVHIPIVGITFFPIIFDWPIIVLSAIHIVFMEMVIDPTCTIVFEKESAESDLMKRKPRETSEPLLDHELFINSLIQGAFSLLSVVSSYWITELFLKGNSSPKVVSTATFVTLVFSNLFLILANRSLHESMWSRMRIPNPIIRYVFAGTIGVLVLSMYLPGMNTMFRFVPLNFLQFSSAVLVAFIGVLFYDMTKLLVSKLLRG; via the coding sequence ATGCCTTCGATACCAAAACAAATTTCAGAATTCATCCTAATGGGACTCACCCAAGAACAAGTCAAAGAAAATCGTATTAAATTCGGTGCGAATGAAATTAGTTCCTCTCAAAAGAAAGGGATGCTCCGAATGTTGTTTGAGGTTGTGACGGAGCCAATGATTTTGCTTCTCATTTCCATAAGTGTTGTTTATTTGCTTTTGGGAGATCGAGGGGAAGCTATTCTTCTATTATTTTCCGTTGTTGGAATTGTAACCATCACCTTCATCCAAGAGAAAAAAACGGAAACAGCAATTTCCGCTCTTCGTTCGCTTGCAAGCCCACGAACAAATGTCATCCGAGACAAACAGATCATTCGTATTGAAGGAAAAGATGTAGTTTATGATGATTTATTGATTCTAAATGAAGGAGACCGTGTTCCTGCTGACTCTGAACTAATTTCAGATCGAATGTTTTCCTGTGATGAATCCTTATTAACGGGGGAATCTGTTCCTGTTAATAAGTCTCAATCTAATCTGATTTATTGTGGATCGTTAGTTGTTAGTGGAGAGGGTGTTTGCCGTGTGACCGCGGTAGGTAACCAAACTGAAATTGGAAAAATCGGAAGGAAAATTGCCGATGAAACTGTGGGTAGAACCTTACTTGAGGTAGAGGTTACACGGCTCGTTCGTAATTTATTTATCGTAGCCGCTTCATTGTGTGTAGTGCTTGCTCTGTATTTTGGAATCGCCAAGAGCCAATGGTTACAAGGTTTACTTTCTGGTCTGACACTTGCCATCGGACTTATGCCGGAGGAACTTCCTTTGGTATTGACTATATTTTTTGCTTTGGGTGCATACCGATTGAGCACTAAAAATGTTTTAGTCAGACGTTCTTCTATCATCGAAACTTTAGGTGCTGCTACAGTGCTTTGTTCGGATAAAACGGGAACCATCACACAAAATAAAATGACTGTGGGAATCGTTATTACAAAATCTGAAACTGTGAAACTGGATTTTAAATCAAATCTTTCGGAGGAAACAACTTCATTACTTCAAATTGCTTACTCTGCATCCAAACATCCAAGTTTTGATCCCATGGATATCGCCATTTCTGATTGTTTAGTTTTATACAACCAAGTAAAAGATTCTGCACTTTTTTCTGTTCGAGACTTTCCTTTAACACCTGACCAATTAACAATGGTTCGAGTTTTGAAAGAAAATGATTTTTATGTAAGTTATGCCAAAGGATCTCCGGAGGCAATTTTTGATTTGTGTAAGTTTGATGATTCTGAATTAGATTTTTGGACCAAGAAAACAAATGAACTAGCAAAAGAAGGATATAGAGTTCTTGGTGTATCAAAATCAAAATTACCATCGAATATAATTCCTGAAGATAGAAAAGAAATCGATTATCAGTTTTTTGGCTTATTGGCATTCTTAGATCCAATTCGAGAGATTGTTCCTTTGGCTGTAAAAACAGCCTATGATTCTGGAATTCGAGTGATTATGATTACGGGAGATTATCCAGAGACGGCCAAAAACATTGCAAATCAAATTGGATTAAAAGATTCGCACATTGCTTATACGGGAAAAGAATTTTCTAGTTTAAATGAAGAGGAAATGAAATCAGTCATTCGAAAATGTAATATTTTTTCGAGAGTCAGTCCGGAAGACAAATGGCAAATCGTTCGGATGTTAAAAGCGGATGGTGAGATTGTTGCTATGACCGGGGACGGTGTGAATGATGCACCTGCTTTACGCACCGCAAATATAGGTGTTGCCATGGGGGAAAGAGGAACTGATGTAGCTCGCGAAGCTGCCGACATTGTTTTGTTAGATGACTCGTTTTCTTCAATTTTAGAATCAGTGCGGATTGGCCGCCAAATCTTCGACAATTTAAAAAAAGCCTTAGGTTATCTAATTGGAGTTCATATCCCAATCGTTGGTATTACTTTTTTCCCAATCATCTTTGATTGGCCTATTATCGTTTTATCAGCAATCCATATTGTATTTATGGAAATGGTCATCGATCCTACATGTACAATTGTATTCGAAAAAGAATCTGCAGAATCCGATTTGATGAAAAGAAAACCTAGGGAAACCTCCGAACCACTATTAGATCATGAATTGTTTATCAATTCCCTGATCCAAGGTGCCTTTTCCTTATTGTCCGTAGTTTCATCCTATTGGATCACTGAATTGTTTCTGAAGGGAAATTCTTCTCCAAAAGTTGTAAGTACAGCAACATTTGTTACATTAGTATTTTCGAATTTATTTTTAATTTTGGCCAATCGCTCTTTACACGAGTCCATGTGGAGTCGGATGCGAATTCCCAATCCAATCATTCGATACGTTTTTGCAGGAACCATTGGAGTTTTGGTCCTTTCTATGTATTTGCCGGGAATGAATACAATGTTTCGATTTGTACCACTCAATTTTCTGCAGTTTTCATCAGCGGTACTAGTTGCTTTTATCGGAGTTTTGTTTTATGATATGACAAAACTTTTGGTTTCAAAATTGCTTCGTGGCTGA
- a CDS encoding patatin-like phospholipase family protein yields MIELFFPKKYSALCLKSAFFGFFAHTGFVRGLQEIGFRPAVVTGSSSGAMIGALYATGREMVDFESLVLGLKKKDFWEGNSLTMFGRLLRKGLNGYSGVLTGKATRKILYPYLGNKKFSDLPIKLGIAVSNLSKNKRELITEGNVLDAVMASIAFPFLYEVQEFQGQEFLDGGIGDGEPIKELILDPSIDRIVIHQINNHRPLSRNTMKRALDASVQIIDSETEELKSLLAKEKGKKLIRLETNTPYLSPSDFSKGKFALAEGRGTAYRHKSEILGDLELPVFGFFNQ; encoded by the coding sequence ATGATAGAACTCTTCTTTCCTAAAAAGTATTCTGCTCTTTGTTTGAAATCTGCCTTTTTTGGTTTTTTTGCCCATACTGGTTTTGTGCGTGGGTTACAGGAAATTGGTTTTCGACCAGCCGTGGTTACGGGTTCCAGCTCGGGAGCGATGATCGGAGCATTGTATGCAACGGGTCGTGAGATGGTGGATTTTGAATCTTTGGTTTTAGGATTAAAGAAAAAAGATTTTTGGGAAGGAAATTCTCTGACAATGTTTGGTCGATTGTTACGAAAAGGTCTCAACGGTTATAGCGGGGTTTTGACTGGAAAAGCCACGAGAAAAATTCTTTATCCTTACCTGGGTAACAAAAAATTTTCTGATTTACCCATCAAACTTGGAATTGCTGTTTCTAATCTCTCTAAAAATAAACGTGAACTCATCACGGAAGGAAATGTCCTCGATGCCGTAATGGCTTCCATTGCCTTCCCATTTTTGTATGAAGTGCAAGAGTTTCAAGGCCAAGAGTTTTTGGATGGAGGCATTGGTGACGGAGAACCGATCAAAGAACTAATTTTAGATCCAAGTATTGATCGCATTGTCATCCACCAAATCAATAATCATCGACCACTCAGTCGCAACACCATGAAACGAGCATTAGATGCTTCTGTCCAAATTATAGATTCAGAAACCGAAGAATTAAAATCTCTATTGGCAAAAGAAAAAGGAAAAAAACTAATCCGTTTAGAAACAAATACACCTTATTTATCTCCTAGTGATTTTTCAAAAGGAAAGTTTGCACTTGCCGAAGGACGTGGAACCGCATATCGTCACAAGTCAGAAATTTTAGGTGATTTAGAACTTCCTGTGTTTGGATTTTTTAATCAGTAG
- a CDS encoding hybrid sensor histidine kinase/response regulator: MDIQKKLNVLIVEDSLASYKAIVSVLQNFGFSIFSERAEWKAEFEQRISDETWDIVITDFYLPDFDGRYVITRVKEINPDLPVILITEFLPEEAASEFLNLGAAEFLPKSSIIKLPFVVNRELEAYRLKLSQKKAWDMLVHGEELLTRSQKISHLGHFEVIFPEKNTLWSLELYRILGFDFGEIPLMEKVWALLDEPEHDHIKVVWEELLKDNHSKEMIVTLNTKLGRKKVNLWLEAERFEDSRFRIFGTIHDISDLTELEHSIQVNEQLFKGIFNNSSQAIFLLDLQGHVIRMNRNAVLSFERDETDIQGLELIRSVFSNSDEESIKKLTYGMKLALKNQSFEVFVSYSLSDGREKYFDCDFYPLTDPSGKIIYIVLEAKDITEKIVLERAYAQSQKLEALGTFAGGIAHDFNNLLTPMLAYVSYLNSEWSKDDSNEAIKKSLPAIEGISKSLDRARNLIQQILTYSKIDNSVSKQLDLREQLQQVLQEVKVVSTNQIDLVTDLGSEHAYINADPIQIFQILSNLYENAVFALQEITNPKITISLSKVSYEKSELLHVGFMKNTEYWKLRFADNGSGIAPEIIEKIFDPFFTTKGGKGTGLGLPIIYGIMVKMGGTILVNSSLGAGTEFDLYFPAWRTML, from the coding sequence ATGGACATCCAAAAGAAACTCAATGTGCTAATTGTCGAAGACTCACTTGCATCTTATAAGGCAATTGTCTCTGTACTTCAAAACTTTGGTTTCTCTATTTTTTCCGAAAGGGCTGAATGGAAAGCTGAGTTCGAACAACGCATTTCAGATGAAACTTGGGATATTGTCATTACTGATTTTTATCTTCCCGATTTTGACGGTCGTTATGTCATCACTCGTGTTAAAGAAATTAATCCTGATTTACCTGTAATTTTGATTACAGAATTTTTGCCAGAAGAAGCTGCCTCGGAGTTTCTAAACTTAGGAGCTGCTGAATTTTTACCAAAATCATCTATTATCAAACTGCCGTTTGTTGTAAATCGAGAGTTAGAAGCCTATCGGTTGAAATTATCTCAAAAAAAAGCTTGGGATATGTTAGTCCATGGAGAAGAACTTCTAACACGTTCACAGAAAATTTCTCACTTAGGACATTTTGAAGTTATTTTTCCTGAAAAAAATACCTTATGGTCCTTGGAGTTGTATCGAATTTTAGGTTTTGACTTCGGTGAAATTCCACTTATGGAAAAAGTTTGGGCACTCCTTGATGAACCCGAACATGATCATATCAAAGTAGTCTGGGAAGAACTTCTAAAAGACAATCATTCGAAGGAAATGATTGTAACGTTAAATACGAAACTTGGAAGAAAAAAAGTTAATTTATGGTTAGAAGCGGAAAGATTTGAAGATTCACGGTTTCGTATTTTTGGGACCATTCATGATATATCCGATCTTACTGAATTGGAACATTCGATTCAGGTCAACGAACAACTGTTTAAGGGTATTTTTAATAATTCATCACAGGCTATTTTTCTTTTAGACTTACAAGGTCATGTCATTCGAATGAACCGAAATGCTGTATTATCCTTTGAACGAGATGAAACAGACATTCAAGGTTTGGAACTAATTCGATCTGTATTTTCTAATTCGGACGAAGAATCGATTAAAAAATTAACTTATGGAATGAAACTTGCGCTAAAAAATCAAAGTTTCGAAGTTTTTGTGAGTTATAGTTTGTCGGATGGAAGGGAAAAGTATTTTGACTGTGATTTTTATCCTCTTACAGATCCATCTGGAAAAATTATTTATATTGTTTTAGAAGCAAAAGATATCACTGAAAAAATTGTCTTGGAACGTGCTTATGCTCAGTCTCAAAAGTTAGAGGCTCTTGGAACTTTCGCTGGTGGCATTGCTCACGATTTTAATAATCTTTTGACTCCCATGTTGGCTTATGTTTCTTATCTGAATTCGGAATGGTCCAAAGACGATTCAAATGAAGCCATTAAAAAATCCTTACCCGCTATAGAAGGGATTTCTAAGTCATTAGATCGGGCCAGAAATTTAATCCAACAAATTCTGACTTATTCAAAAATTGATAATTCAGTTTCCAAACAATTGGATCTTCGGGAACAACTACAACAGGTTTTACAAGAGGTGAAAGTTGTATCTACAAATCAAATTGACTTGGTGACGGATTTGGGAAGTGAACATGCTTATATAAATGCCGATCCAATTCAAATTTTCCAAATCCTTTCCAATCTTTACGAAAATGCAGTGTTCGCATTACAGGAAATAACGAATCCAAAAATTACAATTTCTCTTTCGAAAGTTTCTTACGAAAAGTCGGAACTGCTCCACGTTGGCTTTATGAAAAATACAGAGTATTGGAAATTGAGATTTGCTGATAACGGCTCCGGAATTGCTCCCGAAATTATCGAAAAAATTTTTGACCCTTTTTTTACTACAAAGGGAGGAAAGGGAACTGGCCTTGGGTTACCCATCATTTATGGAATTATGGTGAAAATGGGGGGAACCATATTAGTTAACTCCAGTTTGGGGGCGGGGACTGAATTTGATTTGTACTTTCCCGCATGGCGAACCATGCTTTAA
- a CDS encoding ATP-binding protein, which translates to MSYFLRKHFESLYIGFLWGLLVLLFFSSFFFFFQVYESRKDRDSFEGKSRWNALLNDYSSYLKDAETSGRGYLLTGDPVFLEPYKNSLFLLPKLEAELRANCEDIYKEDLESIIKANQSKVEFVNGYINDYSKKIFHKADFLESKRRMDVFRTQVKNLLSKKLERENIESEKARKFTIRLVAVSGSFLFVLSILILWMIYVLKRNSQILIEKERVEGRLFEIDDLYHNSPVGFHSLDSDGYFVKVNHTECEWLGYSAEELVGKIKWPQLLTQESREIFYKNFPVFKKTGSVDNLRFEVLRRDGSSIFLNLSATAIYSKTNEMIRSRSVSLDISQTVRYERELIDSRVRAEEANRAKSEFLSSMSHELRTPLNAVIGLSLLLMEENPKPEQVEYLKNLRFSSETLLTLINDILDFNKIEEHMIIIEEIDFSLKEFINSVSTSFAIKANEKLLSFKEEIDPRIPEYIRFDPTRMLQVVNNLLSNAIKFTKEGVITLRVLLISKKEEDVVIRLEVEDTGIGIANDKHKYVFEKFTQASQDTTRKYGGSGLGLAISKGLVELMKGKLELESELGKGSKFLFTFPCKIGHANPANHALSLKETKDLMGKKVLIADDIEINRSIVIRFLKRWGIEFEEAADGDEVLVKLAKGKIDLILMDLHMPNVDGYTATRKIRETEKWSQIPIIALTASAQLETQEKIHSVGMDDFISKPFYPNDLYQKLLNWMPD; encoded by the coding sequence ATGAGTTATTTCCTAAGAAAACACTTTGAGTCACTCTACATAGGATTTCTATGGGGATTGCTTGTTTTGCTTTTCTTTTCATCATTTTTTTTCTTCTTTCAGGTATATGAAAGTAGGAAGGATCGTGATTCATTTGAAGGCAAAAGTCGTTGGAATGCTCTGTTAAACGATTATTCATCTTATTTAAAAGATGCGGAAACTAGTGGTAGGGGATATCTTCTTACTGGTGATCCAGTATTTTTGGAACCTTATAAAAATTCCCTTTTTTTGTTACCAAAACTAGAAGCTGAACTTCGAGCTAATTGTGAAGATATATATAAAGAGGATTTAGAGTCTATTATCAAAGCGAATCAGTCTAAAGTTGAATTTGTAAATGGATATATAAATGACTATTCCAAAAAAATATTTCATAAAGCAGATTTTTTAGAAAGCAAAAGACGTATGGATGTCTTTCGGACACAAGTCAAAAACTTACTCAGCAAAAAGTTAGAAAGAGAAAATATTGAAAGCGAAAAGGCCCGAAAGTTCACCATCCGATTGGTTGCAGTTTCTGGAAGTTTTTTGTTTGTTTTATCCATACTAATCTTATGGATGATTTATGTATTAAAACGAAATTCGCAAATTTTGATAGAGAAGGAACGGGTTGAAGGTCGTCTCTTTGAAATCGATGACCTATACCATAATTCACCTGTAGGGTTCCATAGTTTAGATTCAGATGGATATTTTGTAAAGGTCAATCATACTGAATGTGAATGGCTAGGTTATTCAGCTGAGGAGTTAGTTGGAAAAATAAAATGGCCTCAGTTACTCACACAAGAAAGTAGAGAGATCTTTTATAAAAACTTTCCAGTATTTAAGAAAACTGGGAGTGTTGATAACTTACGATTTGAGGTTTTACGTAGAGATGGAAGTTCCATATTTTTAAATCTTTCTGCAACTGCTATTTATTCAAAGACAAATGAGATGATTCGATCCAGATCAGTTTCCCTTGATATTTCTCAAACGGTAAGATATGAAAGAGAGTTGATTGATTCGCGAGTTCGAGCAGAAGAAGCAAACCGAGCGAAGTCCGAATTCCTTTCTAGTATGAGTCATGAATTAAGAACCCCACTAAATGCTGTTATTGGGCTTTCTTTGTTGCTTATGGAGGAAAATCCAAAACCAGAACAGGTAGAATATTTAAAAAACCTACGTTTCTCTAGTGAAACCCTTCTTACATTAATCAATGATATTTTGGATTTTAACAAAATCGAAGAACACATGATTATTATAGAAGAAATTGATTTTAGTTTAAAAGAATTTATTAATTCAGTTTCGACTTCCTTTGCGATCAAAGCTAATGAAAAACTTTTATCTTTCAAAGAAGAGATTGATCCAAGAATACCAGAATACATTCGTTTTGATCCAACAAGAATGTTGCAAGTAGTCAATAATTTGTTATCGAATGCGATTAAGTTTACAAAAGAAGGTGTCATCACTCTTCGTGTTTTATTAATATCAAAAAAAGAAGAGGACGTGGTCATTCGTCTTGAGGTAGAGGATACTGGGATTGGTATTGCTAACGACAAACACAAATATGTGTTTGAAAAATTCACACAGGCAAGTCAGGACACTACAAGAAAATACGGTGGGTCTGGACTTGGTTTGGCAATTTCAAAAGGTCTTGTGGAATTGATGAAAGGAAAACTGGAGTTAGAATCCGAACTGGGAAAAGGGTCTAAATTTTTGTTCACCTTCCCTTGTAAAATTGGTCATGCGAATCCAGCTAACCATGCCCTTTCTTTGAAAGAAACTAAAGACTTGATGGGAAAAAAAGTTTTAATTGCTGATGATATTGAAATCAATCGTTCGATTGTGATTCGTTTTCTCAAACGTTGGGGCATTGAGTTTGAAGAAGCCGCTGATGGAGATGAGGTTTTGGTAAAGTTAGCCAAAGGAAAAATAGATTTAATCCTTATGGATTTACATATGCCAAATGTTGACGGTTACACGGCCACCAGAAAGATTCGTGAAACAGAAAAATGGAGCCAAATTCCAATCATTGCGCTGACTGCATCTGCTCAATTAGAAACTCAGGAAAAAATTCATTCAGTAGGAATGGATGATTTTATATCCAAACCTTTTTATCCAAACGATTTGTATCAGAAATTATTAAACTGGATGCCTGATTAG